A single genomic interval of Arachis duranensis cultivar V14167 chromosome 7, aradu.V14167.gnm2.J7QH, whole genome shotgun sequence harbors:
- the LOC107459811 gene encoding uncharacterized protein LOC107459811, whose amino-acid sequence MSAAVCGSKRSFFEELPPSSPPTSVSKRLRCSSSSPIRLSLPTLIDHLRHHFPHMDDQVLERALQECGNDLDAAIKRLHGLCLGSADESSATLEQPDAAVETGVLEDNINGDASASASGNQSATSNFPSDGAEWIDLFVREMTCATSIDDARARAARLLEVLEKSISALASSEETIALRKENLMLKEQIEALTKERNCFKSAFRIQHERLSDYEVKSQELQQLKQLVSQYQEQIRTLEVNNYALRMHLNQAQQYNPFPGRFPPDAF is encoded by the exons ATGTCTGCTGCGGTGTGCGGAAGCAAGAGATCTTTCTTCGAAGAGCTTCCTCCTTCTTCGCCACCAACATCTGTCTCCAAGAGGCTGCGCTGCTCCTCTTCTTCCCCAATTCGTCTCTCCCTTCCCACTCTCATCGATCACCTTCGCCATCATTTCCCTCATATGGATGACCAg GTTCTCGAGAGAGCGCTCCAAGAATGCGGAAATGATCTAGATGCTGCCATCAAGAGGTTGCATGGCCTTTGTTTGGGATCTGCAGATGAAAGTTCTGCTACCCTTGAGCAACCAGATGCTGCCGTGGAGACAG GTGTATTGGAAGATAATATTAATGGGGatgcttctgcttctgcttctgggAACCAGTCAGCTACAAGCAACTTTCCTTCTGATGGAGCAGAGTGGATTGACCTGTTTGTTAGAGAAATGACGTGTGCTACCAGCATCGATGATGCCAGAGCCCGTGCTGCTAGACTTCTGGAGGTTCTAGAGAAATCAATCAGTGCCCTTGCAAGTTCCGAGGAAACAATTGCACTTCGCAAG GAGAACCTGATGCTGAAGGAGCAAATTGAAGCCTTGACTAAGGAGAGAAATTGTTTTAAAAGTGCCTTCAGAATCCAGCATGAAAGGCTGTCCGACTATGAGGTAAAAAGCCAAGAGTTGCAACAGTTGAAGCAGTTGGTGTCTCAATACCAGGAACAGATCAGAACTCTCGAG GTGAATAACTATGCCTTGCGAATGCATTTGAATCAGGCTCAACAGTACAACCCCTTTCCCGGGCGTTTCCCTCCTGATGCCTTTTAA